The following are encoded together in the Vanrija pseudolonga chromosome 7, complete sequence genome:
- the pex2 gene encoding Peroxisome biogenesis factor 2: MTVTIETIAVTPAPASQTRPYEPRAPLVNQVDAEGLDDGIASLLSDGVERAVSRFRPSLAPDFKPEIELVLKAAVFAAGVLSSSAASPGAALQNLRLASSRGSSGKPTRSILVLYILLNPSLLPSYLLSRARTTALSRQWPDLPAHDPRRKAWTLLVRIENLARAWELAGWGLFLYDREYPSLLMRILGLKLVPTSPHLARMVSYEFMNRQLVWGAMTEFLMFAIPRFPGLPRVLNPAVLAAPVKAFLSQPTMIDYEALSAAHTATNTAKKKGAPVPVAAHAGVVAGIPRHTCPVCYLRRTTTPVAISGTDISLPPLTADDAAANDEANDNEDRIFIPAQTDCWGGCKYCYYCIADELARWDKEQAEVAGGKVRKADKWTCLRCGGGVTRAWRAGAEPLSVETTSESEAAGTGSESEWEVVNGDAAVGSAPGSGPASPSP, translated from the exons ATGACAGTCACGATAGAGACAATAGCGGTGACACCGGCTCCAGCGTCCCAGACGCGGCCGTacgagccgcgcgcgccgctcgtgaaccaggtcgacgccgaggggctcgacgacggtaTCGCCAGTCTGTTGTCGGAcggtgtcgagcgcgccgtgtcgcggTTTCGA CCATCCCTCGCGCCAGACTTCAAGCCCGAgatcgagctcgtgctcaaGGCGGCTGTGTTCGCCGCCGGTGTGCTCTCATCTTCGGCGGCTAgccccggcgcggcgctccagAACCTCCGTCTCGCCAGCTCACGAGGAAGTAGCGGAAAGC CAACGCGCtccatcctcgtcctctacatcctcctcaacccgtccctcctcccctcgtACCTGCTGTCCAGGGCACGCACGACAGCACTATCACGGCAGTGGCCCGACCTGCCGGCCCACGACCCGCGGCGCAAGGCATGGACGCTGCTCGTGCGGATTGAGaacctcgcgcgcgcgtgggaGCTGGCCGGGTGGGGCTTGTTCCTCTACGATCGCGAGTACCCCTCGCTGCTCATGCGCATCCTGGGCCTCAAGCTCGTACCGACGAGCCCACACCTCGCCCGCATGGTGTCGTACGAGTTTATGAACCGCCAGCTCGTGTGGGGTGCCATGACCGAGTTCCTCATGTTCGCGATCCCGCGCTTCCCCGGCCTGCCGCGCGTGCTCAAccccgccgtgctcgccgcgcccgtcaAGGCGTTCCTCTCGCAGCCGACCATGATCGACTACGAGGCGCTCTCGGCCGCGCACACGGCGACCAACacggccaagaagaagggcgcgCCGGTCCCCGTCGCGGCGcatgccggcgtcgtcgctggcatCCCGCGGCATACGTGCCCCGTGTGCTATCTGCGGCGCACGACCACGCCCGTCGCGATTTCCGGAACCGACATCTCGCTGCCCCCACTGACGGCGGACGACGCGGCAGCCAACGACGAGGCAAATGACAACGAGGACAGGATCTTCATCCCAGCACAGACAGACTGCTGGGGCGGGTGCAAGTACTGCTACTACTGCAtcgcggacgagctcgcgcgctgggacaaggagcaggccgaggtcgcgggAGGCAAGGTGCGCAAGGCGGACAAGTGGACGTGtctgcgctgcggcggcggcgtgacgcgcgcgtggagggccggcgccgagcccctgTCTGTCGAGACGACGTCtgagagcgaggcggcgggcacgggcaGCGAGAGCGAGTGGGAGGTGGTGAACGGGGACGCCGCGGTGGGGTCCGCCCCGGGGTCGGGGCCAGCGAGCCCGAGTCCATAG
- the Urah gene encoding 5-hydroxyisourate hydrolase — MAKSSPITCHVLDASIGKPAQGVAVRLSSLSELNSPHALANGVTDADGRCSTLLDGSTRLNPGLYRMTFLTQEYFIARGVETFYPVVEQLTLLLALFQITFNYVDPTQHYHVPLLMSPFSYTTYRGS; from the exons ATGGCCAAGTCGTCCCCCATCACCTGCCACG TCCTCGACGCGTCAATCGGCAAGCCAGCACAAGGCGTCGCCGTGCGCCTGAGCTCGCTGTCCGAGCTGAACAGCCCACACGCGCTGGCGAACGG cgtcaccgacgccgacggccgctgctcgacccTGCTGGACGGCAGCACGCGCCTCAACCCGGGCCTGTATCGCATGACCTTTTTGACGCAGGAGTACTTTATCGCAAGGGGGGTCGAGACGTTttaccccgtcgtcgag CagctgacgctgctgctcgccttGTTCCAGATCACATTCAACTACGTCGACCCGACGCAGCACTACCATGTCCCCCTGCTCATGTCGCCATTCTCGTACACGACTTACCGAGGGAGCTAG
- the UP3 gene encoding Stress-response A/B barrel domain-containing protein UP3, with amino-acid sequence MGKIVHIVLWKLKPSINVATATAAIDALKTVPGPISAHLGPPAIHDRAKGFNYGLYSVFESREALDTYAVSEAHVKVVVENVRPNVEDVLAYDFELEQ; translated from the exons ATGGGTA AAATCGTCCACATCGTCCTCTGGAAGCTCAAGCCCTCCATCAacgtcgcgacggcgaccgccgcaatcgacgcgctcaagacCGTCCCTGGCCCCATcagcgcgcacctcggcccgCCGGCCATCCACGACCGCGCAAAGGGCTTCAACTACGGCCTGTACTCTGTCTTTGAgagccgcgaggcgctcgacacgTACGCTGTGTCTGAGGCGCATGTCAAGGTCGTTGTGGAGAACGTGCGGCCTAATGTTGAGG ACGTCCTTGCGTACGACTTTGAGCTTGAGCAGTAG
- the prz1_1 gene encoding Transcriptional regulator prz1, which translates to MTSPEPSFDAFFNSQRPTTSHQGSFDYPASYASSSTPDQQFTSQLYGEPGGMTDEPQSLPQHAAGITANVHGRILAHSNPERKDSVPFDPNSSSTLIASAANGGPQRSPLTSNQQLAYTDLNAPGGYNQFTAAYANQQSSGFVNSQQPQQQQDFSILQNNANGDSFYGSGMTSEPQGSNTWGADYLTSQPEAIVEDTDNRRGSWHGNQHLDTQYDEQINELQRIISNASSHAGTPSGSRVASPFNPGEVNHHVRHDSVSSVGRSPSPAFHNSPGMAAPSPPFVNLHRGSSSSLSGSPSFSKPQSPPALIIPNSAPSPSLPQIVTQVTQAQSSGPSGSNAGAGQSGGQQFGNSLLVPVNPALPTGMAGISPIASNADGPMIYIQPSTPISGLKDQSGVFDAALRRANAQQQLAQANAAAAAAAQSNGGSQTGSVHDFGGDNSASQSPGFAPQQPQQQQQSWSQGVNFALGAPGISRPRAKSESYMQGGEQFERQAAQQIMNSQIGQFSVAQALEGSAVATGGDNQWNDINAWRVNQAIEQGQLPPTLNPRELPGSADQFAQLSQLAAQQRQRLQLNTDTSNQVFRYEPGQFSPTSLAFYHQLGISGNNAAVDPNNFPGGGGLRLDQQALQGGSMLGAPDAGFTSRRRSFAEGTSHPAAGAGTPGYGIEFIQRSVAPGAIRGVNLGVNQGHRRSARSEDFGRGGTGWGVGQGGSTTDFLNSIGQDQGSLLAPPMRGRSMSHSRRSSASSVRSASPALSVSSQGSSFSHHSHMDMPDGINVHDFFQETRPRVAKLKVTSMATEVASASRRTNEGSFRCPIPGCGSTFTRHFNLKGHMRSHNDERPYKCLYDGCPKATVGFARQHDCKRHMLLHEGLRPFECEGCGKKFARLDALTRHHKSEQGQECAISHPLPTNPDGSAMSESQYKTYRLQQHRERTQGEDLGTGSGMDDYDRD; encoded by the exons ATGACCTCGCCAGAGCCTTCCTTTGACGCCTTTTTCAACAGCCAGCGACCAACAACGTCGCATCAAGGCTCGTTTGACTACCCGGCGTCATACGCGTCATCGTCAACCCCGGACCAGCAGTTTACCTCGCAGCTCTATGGCGAGCCCGGAGGCATGACCGACGAGCCACAGAGCCTCCCACAACACGCCGCTGGCATCACTGCCAATGTCCACGGCCGGATCCTCGCGCACAGCAATCCTGAGCGCAAGGACTCGGTCCCCTTCGACCCAAACTCGAGCAGCACTTTGATCGCTTCAGCTGCCAACGGTGGTCCCCAGAGGTCGCCTCTGACAAGCAACCAGCAGCTGGCTTACACCGACTTGAACGCTCCAGGCGGCTACAACCAGTTCACCGCGGCGTATGCCAACCAGCAGTCGTCCGGCTTTGTCAacagccagcagccccagcagcagcaggactTTTCAATCCTCCAAAACAATGCCAACGGCGACAGCTTCTACGGCTCCGGAATGACATCCGAGCCTCAGGGTAGCAACACATGGGGTGCTGATTACTTGACGAGTCAGCCCGAGGCTATCGTGGAAGACACGGACAACCGTCGCGGAAGCTGGCACGGAAACCAGCATCTGGACACACAGTACGACGAGCAGATCAACGAACTGCAGCGGAT CATCTCCAATGCTTCGTCTCACGCCGGCACTCCCAGCGGGTCCCGAGTCGCCTCACCATTTAACCCTGGCGAGGTCAACCACCACGTTCGTCATGACTCGGTATCGTCTGTCGGCCGCTCTCCCAGCCCAGCCTTCCACAACTCGCCCGGCATGGCTGCTCCTTCGCCACCATTCGTCAACCTGCACCgtggcagctcgtcgtcgctttcGGGATCGCCATCGTTCTCCAAGCCCCAGTCGCCACCCGCATTAATCATCCCCAACTCGGCTCCCTCCCCGTCCCTTCCTCAGATTGTGACCCAGGTGACCCAGGCTCAAAGCTCTGGCCCCTCGGGAAGCAATGCTGGCGCTGGCCAGTCGGGGGGCCAGCAATTCGGCAACAGCCTGTTGGTTCCTGTCAACCCGGCCCTCCCCACCGGCATGGCCGGCATTAGCCCCATTGCGTCCAACGCCGATGGCCCCATGATCTACATCCAGCCAAGCACGCCCATCAGCGGCCTCAAGGATCAGTCGGGCGTGTTTGACGCGGCGCTTCGACGCGCCAatgcccagcagcagctcgcccaggcgaatgccgctgctgctgccgcggcgcagTCCAACGGCGGCTCGCAGACTGGCTCAGTCCACGACTTTGGCGGCGACAACTCGGCCTCGCAGAGCCCGGGTTTCGCACCACAGCAGCctcaacagcagcagcagtcgtgGTCCCAGGGTGTCAACTTTGCTCTCGGCGCACCAGGCAtttctcgccctcgcgcaaAGTCCGAGTCGTACAtgcagggcggcgagcagtTTGAGAGGCAAGCCGCCCAGCAGATCATGAACAGCCAGATCGGCCAGTTCAGCGTCGCCCAGGCACTCGAGGGTAGCGCTGTCGCGACGGGAGGCGACAACCAGTGGAACGACATCAACGCCTGGCGTGTAAACCAGGCCATTGAGCAGGGCCAGCTACCACCTACGCTCAACCCTCGCGAGTTGCCAGGCTCGGCCGACCAATTTGCTCAGTTGTCGCAGCTTGCTGctcagcagcgccagcgcctgcAGCTCAACACCGACACCAGCAACCAGGTGTTCAGGTACGAGCCGGGCCAGttctcgccgacctcgttgGCGTTCTACCACCAGCTCGGCATCTCGGGCAACAATGCTGCTGTGGACCCCAACAACTTCCCAGGCGGTGGCGGTTTACGTCTCGACCAGCAGGCTCTCCAGGGCGGCAgcatgctcggcgcgccggacGCTGGGTTTACTTCGCGACGTCGGTCGTTTGCCGAGGGCACGTCGCACCctgctgccggtgccggtaCCCCAGGCTACGGTATCGAGTTCATTCAGCGCAGTGTCGCACCAGGAGCCATCAGGGGTGTCAACCTTGGTGTCAACCAGGGGCACCGTCGGTCGGCCAGGAGCGAAGACTTTGGTCGTGGAGGGACTGGCTGGGGTGTGGGCCAGGGCGGTTCTAC AACTGACTTCCTGAACTCCATCGGGCAGGACCAGGGCTCGTTactcgcgccgccgatgcGCGGTCGGTCAATGTCACACTCGcggaggtcgtcggcgtcgtcggtcagATCCGCGTCGCCAGCGCTGTCGGTGTCTTCGCAGGGATCGAGCTTCTCTCACCACTCGCACATGGACATGCCTGACGGTATCAATGTGCACGACTTCTTCCAGGAGACTCGGCCGCGCGTTGCCAAGCTCAAGGTGACGAGTATGGCTACCGAGGtggccagcgccagccgtcgAACCAACGAGGGCTCGTTTAGGTGTCCAA TCCCTGGATGTGGAAGCACGTTCACACGACACTTCAACCTCAAGGGTCACATGCGATCGCACAACGACGAAAGGCCATACAAGTGCTTGTATGACGGCTGTCCAAAGGCGACGGTGGGCTTTGCCCGTCAGCACGACTGCAAACGCCACATGCTCTTGCACGAGGGCCTGCGACCGTTTGAGTGTGAAGGCTGCGGGAAGAAGTTTGCGCGCCTGGACGCTCTCACAAGGCACC ACAAGTCGGAGCAGGGACAGGAGTGTGCCATTTCGCACCCGCTGCCGACCAACCCGGACGGCAGTGCAATGTCCGAGTCGCAGTACAAGACGTACcgactgcagcagcaccgggAGAGGACAcagggtg AGGACCTTGGCACGGGGTCGGGCATGGACGACTACGACCGTGATTAG
- the Foxj3 gene encoding Forkhead box protein J3 gives MNRSSRTYATPLRWQPASSGADDPSTTTRAVEREDSPLEIIPTVFKRPLTLPAPNDAAVRALSFSQSAKPGVGDISLDREELVRLREGHFHTPRLGRGSEGRNWAKMTLSEAAWIRVEEVGAVTKSRSWTARVGYDDSGESVKPELPYVILTKLVIASSPRKMLTLNQIYQAMEERWPYFRHLGQTFRNSIRHNLSMNPAFVNVERPSAEGGLGTGKGGYWKVSDDPSPPKPTKRAKASDGAEAAAPSVTRSGTLIRREVVAKVPQQRAGRAPTRAVPVPVPYASSNGSASSESSVASSAAAAPRPRRHHHNHQQTLAPLRIPRLADDRRSVPGVRPATHLMMHLPAAPAAQWTRESVSVPHDSLPHFPLPLPLAEPSPRRATHLDPAEPAPKRRRFAAEPGEHTHNDPLYLLASVSDAAPTSLLPTPPLEAGGVGARVPTPTEAAAPTRAAPAPRHTLASLLNPAEPPTPLTSSPASSLTGA, from the exons ATGAAccgcagctcgcgcacctACGCCACCCCACTACGGTGGCAGCCTGCCtccagcggcgccgacgaccccagcaccaccacccgcgccgttgagcgcgaggactcGCCGCTGGAAATCATCCCGACAGTGTTCAAGCGTCCCTTGACCCTCCCCGCGCCaaacgacgccgccgtccgcgcgCTCAGCTTCAGCCAGAGCGCAAAGCCCGGCGTGGGCGACATCTCGCTCgaccgcgaggagctcgtgcGCCTCCGCGAGGGCCACTTCCACACGCCCCGTCTTGGGCGCGGGAGCGAGGGACGGAACTGGGCGAAAATGACACTCTCTGAGGCTGCTTGGatccgcgtcgaggaggtcggcgcggtcACAAAGAGCAGATCGTGGACCGCCAGAGTTGGATatgacgacagcggcgagt CCGTCAAGCCAGAGCTCCCATACGTCATCCTCACCAAGCTTGTCATTGCGTCGTCCCCGCGCAAGATGCTCACTCTCAACCAG ATCTACCAGGCGATGGAGGAGCGCTGGCCATACTTCCGGCACCTGGGGCAGACGTTtagg AACTCGATCCGGCACAACCTGTCCATGAACCCGGCGTTCGTCAACGTCGAGCGCCCGTCGGCCGAAGGAGGGCTGGGTACCGGAAAGGGCGGGTACTGGAAGGTGTCCGACGAT ccgtcgccgcctaAACCGACCAAGCGTGCCAAGGCgtccgacggcgccgaggccgccgcgccgagcgtcacGCGGTCCGGCACGCTCATCCGGCGCGAAGTGGTGGCCAAGGTGCCCCAGCAgcgcgctgggcgagctccGACCCGCGCGgtgcccgtgcccgtgcccTATGCGTCGAGCAACGGCTccgcgtcgtccgagtcctcGGTGGCATcgagcgctgctgctgcgccgcggccccgccgccaccaccacaaccaccagcAGACACTCGCGCCGTTGCGTATCCCCCGACTGGCGGACGACCGCCGCTCCGTCCCCGGCGTCCGCCCCGCAACACACCTCATGATGCACCTGCCTGCGGCACCGGCCGCCCAGTGGACACGGGAGAGCGTAAGCGTACCGCACGATTCGCTGCCCCacttccccctccccctcccgcTGGCCGAGCCgtccccccgccgcgcgacgcacctcgaccccgccgagccggcgcccaagcgccgccgcttcgcTGCTGAGCCGGGCGAGCACACTCACAACGACCCGCTGTACCTCCTCGCGAGCGTATCCGACGCTGCCCCGACCAGCCTgctgcccacgccgccgctcgaggcgggcggtgTCGGTGCCCGCGTACCTACCCCAACCGAGGCTGCTGcccccacccgcgccgcccccgccccgcgccacacgctcgcgtcgctcctCAACCCCGCGGAACCGCCCACGCCGCTCACGTCCTCccctgcgtcgtcgctgaccgGGGCGTGA
- the PPT1 gene encoding Palmitoyl-protein thioesterase 1, producing MLTALLVALALSGAVAAAPAQQAPLQPPAPAASPRPLVIWHGLGDTAHSEGMDAFAERVRELYPGIYVHNVVAPRDASSSEESRAGWWGSAVGLGEDVCEQLSEIDELAGGFDAIGFSQGGLFIRYYAQYCNDPPVRNLITFGSPHFGIAALIPCPDPPTVACTLAARAAKAGIYTGWAQRNLIQAQYYRDPARLDEFLLANQFIRALNGEGGLDDDGEPTGREHGGLGLGQVENVVAIAFDEDETVVPGLSAHWATIDTNNASTVVPLKEQQLYQDDLIGLRALDKKGRLHLLTCPGRHMEIGGDGECGDKVLEKWVGWRA from the exons ATGCTCACGGCGTTACTCGTAGCCCTGGCGCTCAGCggggccgtcgccgcggcgccagcccaACAGGCACCGCTCCagccccccgcgcccgccgcgagcccccgccccctcgtTATATGGCACGGACTCGGCGACACGGCCCACAGCGAGGGCATGGACGCGTTCGcggagcgcgtgcgcgagctgtACCCCGGCATCTATGTGCACAATGtcgtggcgccgcgcgacgccagcagctcggAGGAGAGCcgcgcggggtggtggggcaGTGCTGTCGGACTCGGTGAGGACGTGTGTGAGCAGCTCTCGGagatcgacgagctcgctggAGGG ttCGACGCGATTGGGTTCAGCCAGGGCGGGCTGTTTATCCGCTACTATGCGCAGTACTGCAACGACCCGCCAGTGCGCAACCTGATCACG TTCGGCTCGCCCCACTTTGGCATCGCAGCCCTCATCCCCTGCCCCGACCCGCCGACGGTGGCGtgcacgctcgcggcgcgcgcagccaaGGCAGGCATCTACACGGGGTGGGCGCAGCGCAACCTCATCCAGGCGCAGTACTACCGCGATCCGGCGCGGCTCGACGAGTTCCTGCTCGCCAACCAGTTCATCCGTGCTTTGaatggcgagggcgggctggacgacgacggcgagccgacGGGGCGCGAGCATGGCGGCTTGGGGCTTGGGCAGGTGGAGAACGTCGTGGCGATTGCGTtcgacgaggacg aAACCGTCGTCCCAGGCCTCTCAGCCCACTGGGCCACAATCGACACGAACAACGCGAGCACCGTCGTGCCCCTCAAAGAGCAGCAGCTGTACCAGGACGACCTGATCGGCCTCCGCGCCCTCGACAAGAAGGGCAGGCTGCACCTGCTCACCTGCCCCGGGCGGCACATGGAGattggcggcgacggcgagtgcGGGGACAAGGTGCTGGAGAAGTGGGTCGGGTGGAGGGCGTAG
- the PFE1445c gene encoding T-cell immunomodulatory, with translation MRLHLALTLTLLAAAEAGALWPFKQKRFTAEALVNAGDLGLKLDGGRVAAIGDADGDQNSDLFVISEDKKKVRLWLWDRANFRYKPGAELSFKEHVRNVVPMDFDADGRLDLLVMMGAVAEGGWWGGGGKPRTDMEIVLSGAGGFGTGDTWPVQSCTAGQPLIFDAEGSLRPSMLAFLREQYQDPVPRVWFNNGTGLEVTTSGIMTPAENACELGDLHSSAYVDIDGDCRPDLVLHCKKARPGEMKLQTWLNNGEAGYKIHQEYDLPAGAQALTFADINRDGAIDLVFPTCAKTFPSRGTGSDCEIHIAYNMQAGLCFTETSQYDRSGKLLKCRGWGDLCTRDSEARFSLRKADKWHTSFTVAELFPDDTGVELMVAQPGNRNVQIPIRAGDFDVDGFPDLLISARNGTGHRKVKVLKNVPCGKGVHGCPTESGRGFVVAGGKGWEALEAITDSTGANWIDLDDDGSLDIMVHRDGKQQITFLQNNFFHDAFFLKAQVLNGACEGTCEPAGGGKKYSALGAGYSGATFKFTVFDTAGRRHAQQVPQLPQTGYQALQSPHTFIGLGRTNNYVENLVVGTSLYAPDDKTTLEAVIPNSQVIVNPPWPLSGDSLYKLKPPVTKRNKEWRTELFLHPGDWIPWVAAAVLGTVVTLGFVVWRLDEREKKEDERERRRALHAINFQAL, from the exons ATGCGCCTgcacctcgcgctcaccctgacgctgctcgctgcaGCCGAGGCAGGCGCCCTGTGGCCATTCAAGCAGAAACGCTtcacggccgaggcgctcgtcaATGCCGGCGACCTGGggctcaagctcgacggcgggcgggtcgCGGCCATTGGCGATGCGGACGGCGACCAAAA TTCCGACCTCTTCGTCATCTccgaggacaagaagaaggtcCGATTGTGGCTGTGGGACCGGG CCAACTTCCGGTACAAGCCCGGCGCGGAGCTCTCGTTCAAGGAGCACGTGAGAAATGTCGTACCGATGGACTTTGACGCCGACGGACGGCTAGACCTGCTCGTCATGATGggcgctgtcgccgagggcgggtggtggggcggcgggggcaagCCGAGAACAGATATGGAGATTGTGCTGTCCGGCGCAGGGGGTTTTG GCACAGGGGACACCTGGCCAGTACAGAGCTGCACGGCCGGCCAGCCGCTCATcttcgacgccgagggctcACTCCGCCCGTCGATGCTCGCGTTCCTCCGAGAACAGTACCAGGACCCAGTCCCGCGCGTGTGGTTCAACAACGGCACAGGGCTCGAAGTGACCACGTCGGGCATCATGACGCCCGCCGAGAATGcgtgcgagctcggcgacctccaCTCGTCGGCCTATGTCGACATTGACGGCGACTGCCGCCCCGACCTCGTGCTGCACTGCAAGAAGGCGCGCCCGGGCGAGATGAAGCTCCAGACATGGCTGAATaacggcgaggcggggtaCAAGATCCACCAGGAGTACGATCTGCCTGCTGGAGCGCAGGCACTGACGTTTGCGGATATCA accgcgacggcgcgatcgacctcgtcttccccACTTGCGCCAAGACGTTCCCCTCGAGGGGCACAGGAAGCGACTGTGAGATTCACATCGCGTATAACATGCAGGCGGGGCTCTGTTTCACGGAAACGTCGCAGTATGACCGGTCGGGCAAACTGCTCAAGTGCCGCGGCTGGGGCGACTTGTGCACACGGGACAGCGAAGCGAGGTTCAGCCTCCGCAAGGCTGACAAG TGGCATACATCGTTtaccgtcgccgagctcttccccgacgacacgggcgtcgagctcatGGTCGCGCAGCCAGGCAACCGCAACGTCCAGATCCCTAtccgcgccggcgacttTGACGTCGACGGATTCCCAGACCTCCTTATCTCCGCACGAAACGGCACCGGCCACCGCAAGGTCAAGGTGCTGAAGAATGTGCCGTGCGGCAAGGGGGTACATGGGTGTCCCACTGAATCTGGGCGCGGCTTTGTCGTTGCCGGAGGCAAGGGCTGGGAGGCGCTGGAAGCGATTACCGACTCTACTGGCGCCAACTGGATCGATCTGGATGACGACGGCTCGCTTGACATCATGGTGCATCGCGACGGCAAGCAGCAAATCACATTCCTCCAGAACAACTTCTTCCACGACGCCTTCTTCCTCAAGGCGCAGGTGCTCAACGGCGCGTGCGAAGGAACGTGTgagccggcgggcgggggcaaGAAGTACTCTGCCCTCGGGGCGGGCTACTCTGGTGCGACGTTCAAGTTTACCGTGTTTGACACTGCTGGCCGGCGGCATGCGCAGCAGGTGCCGCAGCTGCCACAGACGGGGTACCAGGCGCTCCAGTCGCCCCACACGTTTATCGGGCTCGGCAGGACGAACAACTATGTCGAGAACCTCGTGGTCGGCACGTCGCTGTACGCACCCGACGACAAGACGACCCTCGAGGCGGTGATTCCCAACTCGCAGGTGATTGTCAACCCGCCATGGCCGCTGAGCGGCGACTCGCTATACAAGCTCAAGCCGCCCGTCACCAAGAGAAACAAGGAGTGGCGCACCGAGCTCTTCCTCCACCCCGGCGACTGGATCCCGtgggtcgcggccgccgtgctgGGGACAGTGGTGACGCTGGGTTTCGTCGTGtggcgcctcgacgagcgcgagaagaaAGAGGACGAGCGTGAGAGGCGGCGGGCACTGCACGCGATCAATTTCCAGGCATTGTAG